One Amycolatopsis thermophila DNA segment encodes these proteins:
- the argF gene encoding ornithine carbamoyltransferase — MLRHFLRDDDLTPEEQLAVLDLAAELKKDPLANRALAGPKSVAVLFEKNSTRTRLSFEVGIAQLGGHPIIVDGRSMQLGREETIEDTARVLSRYVDAVVWRTFAQQRIIAMASVASVPVVNALTDEFHPCQVLADLQTIRERKGRLAGLTLTYLGDGANNMAHSLLLGGVTAGLHVRVVAPEGFQPNPEVVTDAKKRAADTGGSVNLFTDPRAAVEGADVLVTDTWTSMGQENDGMDRVTPFRKLQINTELLAEAGDDAVVLHCLPAHRGWEITDEVIDGPASAVWDEAENRLHAQKALLVWLLEQEASRR; from the coding sequence ATGCTCCGCCACTTCCTGCGCGACGACGACCTGACCCCCGAAGAGCAACTCGCCGTCCTCGACCTGGCCGCCGAGCTGAAGAAGGACCCGCTGGCCAACCGCGCGCTGGCCGGCCCGAAGTCGGTGGCCGTGCTGTTCGAGAAGAACTCCACCCGCACCCGCCTGTCGTTCGAGGTCGGCATCGCCCAGCTGGGCGGGCACCCGATCATCGTCGACGGCCGTTCGATGCAGCTGGGTCGCGAGGAGACGATCGAGGACACCGCCCGGGTGCTCTCCCGCTACGTGGACGCGGTCGTCTGGCGCACCTTCGCTCAGCAGCGGATCATCGCGATGGCCTCGGTGGCGAGCGTCCCGGTGGTCAACGCCCTCACCGACGAGTTCCACCCCTGCCAGGTGCTGGCGGACCTGCAGACGATCCGCGAGCGCAAGGGCAGGCTGGCCGGGCTGACCCTGACCTACCTCGGCGACGGCGCCAACAACATGGCGCATTCCCTGCTGCTCGGCGGGGTCACCGCGGGCCTGCACGTCCGGGTCGTCGCGCCGGAGGGCTTCCAGCCGAACCCGGAGGTGGTCACCGACGCCAAGAAGCGCGCGGCGGACACCGGGGGCAGCGTGAACCTGTTCACCGACCCGCGCGCCGCGGTCGAGGGCGCGGACGTGCTGGTCACCGACACCTGGACGTCGATGGGCCAGGAGAACGACGGCATGGACCGGGTCACCCCGTTCCGGAAGCTGCAGATCAACACCGAGCTGCTGGCCGAGGCCGGGGACGACGCGGTCGTGCTGCACTGCCTGCCCGCGCACCGCGGCTGGGAGATCACCGACGAGGTGATCGACGGCCCGGCGAGCGCGGTGTGGGACGAGGCCGAGA
- a CDS encoding acetylornithine transaminase has product MDALTSNVDGRQHWQSALMDNYGTPNLTLVRGEGARVWDAEGTEYVDLVGGIAVNALGHAHPDVVAAVTEQITKLGHTSNLYVNPVAVELAEALLDVAGLAGQGKVLFVNSGAEANEAALKITRLTGRTKVVACEGAFHGRTMGSLSLTGQPGKKQPFEPLVPGVVHVPFGDVDALRAAVDTDTAAVFLEPILGEAGVIPAPDGYLQAAREITKATGTLLVLDEVQTGIGRTGDWFAFQRAGIIPDLITLAKGLGGGLPLGAVIGAGEAGELFKPGQHGTTFGGNPVCCAAGLAVLRTIARDGLNDHVSRVGKDIAAGVEELAHPLVKGVRGAGLLIGIMLTEPVSPALAQAAQSAGYLVNPVAPDTIRLAPPLILSQEQAGGFLAALPGALDTTTTKD; this is encoded by the coding sequence ATGGACGCGCTCACCTCCAATGTGGACGGCCGGCAGCACTGGCAGTCGGCCCTCATGGACAACTACGGCACCCCGAACCTGACCCTGGTCCGCGGCGAGGGCGCCCGCGTCTGGGACGCCGAGGGCACCGAGTACGTCGACCTGGTCGGCGGCATCGCGGTCAACGCGCTCGGTCACGCGCACCCCGACGTCGTCGCGGCCGTCACCGAGCAGATCACCAAGCTGGGCCACACCTCGAACCTCTACGTCAACCCCGTCGCGGTGGAGCTGGCCGAGGCGCTGCTCGACGTCGCGGGTCTGGCCGGGCAGGGCAAGGTCCTCTTCGTCAACTCCGGCGCGGAGGCCAACGAGGCGGCCCTGAAGATCACCAGGCTCACCGGGCGCACCAAGGTGGTCGCCTGCGAAGGTGCCTTCCACGGCCGCACCATGGGGTCGCTGTCGCTGACCGGCCAGCCCGGCAAGAAGCAGCCCTTCGAGCCGCTGGTCCCCGGTGTCGTGCACGTGCCCTTCGGTGACGTCGACGCCCTGCGCGCCGCCGTCGACACCGACACGGCGGCGGTCTTCCTCGAGCCGATCCTCGGCGAGGCCGGCGTGATCCCGGCGCCCGACGGCTACCTGCAGGCCGCCCGCGAGATCACCAAGGCCACCGGCACGCTGCTGGTGCTCGACGAGGTCCAGACCGGTATCGGCCGCACCGGCGACTGGTTCGCCTTCCAGCGCGCCGGGATCATCCCCGACCTGATCACCCTGGCCAAAGGGCTCGGCGGTGGTCTGCCGCTGGGCGCGGTGATCGGTGCCGGTGAGGCCGGCGAGCTGTTCAAGCCGGGCCAGCACGGCACGACCTTCGGCGGCAACCCGGTGTGCTGCGCGGCCGGGCTCGCGGTGCTGCGCACGATCGCCCGTGACGGCCTGAACGACCACGTCTCGCGCGTGGGCAAGGACATCGCGGCCGGTGTGGAGGAGCTCGCCCACCCGCTGGTCAAGGGCGTGCGCGGCGCCGGCCTGCTGATCGGCATCATGCTCACCGAGCCGGTCTCGCCCGCACTCGCCCAGGCCGCCCAGTCCGCCGGCTATCTGGTCAACCCGGTCGCCCCCGACACGATCCGGCTGGCCCCGCCCCTGATCCTGAGCCAGGAGCAGGCCGGCGGCTTCCTCGCCGCGCTGCCCGGCGCGCTCGACACCACCACCACGAAGGACTGA
- the argB gene encoding acetylglutamate kinase gives MTPPELVAADDRMATAAEKAGVLIEALPWLQRFHGATVVVKYGGNAMIDDELKRAFAQDMVFLRLAGLRPVVVHGGGPQITAMLERVGLVGEFKGGLRVTTPETMDIVRMVLVGQVSRELVGLINAHGPYAVGISGEDAQLFTAERKHATVDGETVDVGLVGEVASVNPDAVLDIVNAGRIPVVSTVAPDADGVVHNVNADTAAGALAAALDAEKLVVLTDVEGLYANWPDRSSLIDRIRVDRLEALLPTLASGMIPKMEACVRAVRGGTRRAHVIDGRIAHSVLLEVFTSRGIGTMVLPEQES, from the coding sequence ATGACTCCTCCCGAACTGGTGGCGGCCGACGACCGGATGGCCACCGCGGCCGAGAAGGCCGGTGTGCTGATCGAGGCGCTGCCGTGGCTGCAGCGGTTCCACGGCGCGACCGTCGTCGTCAAGTACGGCGGCAACGCGATGATCGACGACGAGCTCAAGCGCGCCTTCGCCCAGGACATGGTGTTCCTGCGGCTGGCCGGCCTGCGCCCGGTCGTGGTGCACGGCGGCGGCCCGCAGATCACCGCGATGCTGGAACGGGTCGGGCTCGTCGGTGAATTCAAAGGCGGCCTGCGCGTCACCACCCCGGAAACCATGGACATCGTCCGCATGGTCCTGGTGGGCCAGGTCAGCCGCGAACTGGTCGGGCTGATCAACGCCCACGGCCCGTACGCGGTCGGCATCTCCGGCGAGGACGCGCAGCTGTTCACCGCCGAGCGCAAGCACGCCACGGTCGACGGCGAGACGGTCGACGTCGGCCTGGTCGGCGAGGTCGCCTCGGTCAACCCGGACGCGGTCCTCGACATCGTCAACGCCGGCCGCATCCCGGTCGTGTCGACCGTGGCCCCGGACGCCGACGGCGTGGTGCACAACGTCAACGCCGACACCGCGGCCGGCGCGCTGGCCGCCGCGCTCGACGCCGAGAAGCTGGTCGTGCTGACCGACGTCGAGGGCCTGTACGCCAACTGGCCGGACCGCTCGTCCCTGATCGACCGCATCCGCGTCGACCGGCTCGAGGCGCTCCTCCCGACCCTGGCCAGCGGCATGATCCCGAAGATGGAGGCCTGTGTGCGGGCGGTGCGCGGCGGCACGCGCCGCGCGCACGTCATCGACGGCCGCATCGCCCACTCGGTCCTGCTGGAGGTCTTCACCTCCCGCGGGATCGGCACCATGGTCCTCCCCGAACAGGAGTCCTGA
- the argJ gene encoding bifunctional glutamate N-acetyltransferase/amino-acid acetyltransferase ArgJ, whose translation MTVTGPKGFRAAGVAAGIKASGALDLALVVNDGPEQAAAGVFTRNAVKAAPVLWSQEVLRHKRLRAVVLNSGGANAATGPGGFQDTHATAEKVAELLEVGAIDVAVCSTGLIGERLPMPAVLSGVDAAVKALDTTADSALAAASAVMTTDTKPKQTLRRHDGGWSVGGFAKGAGMLAPNLATMLSVLTTDAVVDPDALDAALRAATRVTFDRLDVDGGTSTNDTVLVLASGASGVTPGLDEFTDVLTAACLDLVQQLRSDSEGVTKEVDVVVRGAASEQDAINVGRTVAEDNLVKTALFGSDPNWGRVAMAVGRAQAEVDPDTLSITINGVTLFANGTTAADRSAADLSGRAIEIVIDLGIGASEATIFTTDLSHAYVEENSAYSS comes from the coding sequence GTGACCGTGACCGGACCGAAGGGGTTCCGCGCCGCAGGCGTGGCCGCCGGGATCAAGGCGTCCGGCGCCCTGGACCTCGCGCTCGTCGTCAACGACGGGCCGGAGCAGGCCGCGGCCGGTGTCTTCACCCGCAACGCCGTCAAGGCGGCGCCGGTGCTCTGGTCGCAGGAAGTGCTGCGGCACAAGCGGTTGCGCGCGGTGGTGCTCAACTCCGGCGGGGCGAACGCGGCCACCGGCCCGGGCGGGTTCCAGGACACGCACGCGACCGCCGAGAAGGTCGCCGAGCTGCTCGAGGTCGGCGCGATCGACGTGGCGGTGTGCTCGACCGGCCTGATCGGGGAACGCCTGCCGATGCCGGCCGTGCTGTCCGGTGTGGACGCCGCGGTCAAGGCGCTCGACACCACCGCCGACTCGGCGCTGGCCGCGGCCAGCGCCGTGATGACCACCGACACCAAGCCGAAGCAGACGCTGCGCCGTCACGACGGCGGCTGGAGCGTCGGCGGCTTCGCCAAGGGCGCGGGGATGCTCGCCCCGAACCTCGCCACGATGCTGTCGGTCCTGACCACCGACGCGGTGGTCGACCCGGACGCGCTGGACGCCGCCCTGCGCGCCGCCACCCGCGTCACCTTCGACCGCCTGGACGTCGACGGTGGCACCTCCACCAACGACACCGTCCTGGTGCTCGCCTCCGGCGCCAGCGGGGTCACCCCGGGCCTCGACGAGTTCACCGACGTCCTCACCGCCGCCTGCCTGGACCTGGTCCAGCAGCTGCGGTCCGACTCCGAGGGCGTCACCAAGGAGGTCGACGTCGTCGTCCGCGGCGCCGCCAGCGAGCAGGACGCGATCAACGTCGGCCGCACGGTCGCCGAGGACAACCTGGTCAAGACCGCGCTGTTCGGCTCGGACCCGAACTGGGGCCGTGTCGCGATGGCCGTCGGCCGCGCCCAGGCGGAGGTCGACCCGGACACGTTGTCGATCACCATCAACGGCGTCACCCTGTTCGCCAACGGCACCACGGCGGCCGACCGCTCCGCGGCGGACCTGTCCGGCCGCGCCATCGAGATCGTGATCGACCTGGGCATCGGCGCCAGCGAGGCCACCATCTTCACCACCGACCTGTCCCACGCCTACGTCGAAGAGAACAGCGCCTACTCCTCATGA
- the argC gene encoding N-acetyl-gamma-glutamyl-phosphate reductase yields MTVKVAVAGASGYAGGEALRLLLAHPEVEIGAVTAASSAGTPLGQHQPHLVPLAGRILQETSADTLGGHDVVFLALPHGHSAEIAAQLGPDVLVVDLGADHRLHNAADWQRWYGGDHAGTWPYGLPELPGAREKLAGTKRIAVPGCFPTGGTLALAPALAAGLVRPEVTITAVTGTSGAGKSLKPHLLGSEVMGSASAYGVGGAHRHTPEFVQNLSSVAGVPVTVSFTPVLAPMPRGILTTASAPLAGEPETAAVRAVYEKAYASEPFVQVLPEGSWPVTSATLGSNNVQLQVTVDADAGRLVVVAAIDNLTKGTAGGAIQSMNVALGLPETTGLPTVGVAP; encoded by the coding sequence ATGACGGTGAAGGTCGCGGTGGCCGGGGCGAGCGGGTATGCGGGCGGGGAAGCCCTCCGCCTGCTGCTGGCGCATCCGGAGGTCGAAATCGGCGCGGTGACGGCGGCGAGCAGTGCCGGCACCCCGCTGGGTCAGCATCAGCCCCACCTGGTCCCGCTGGCCGGGCGCATCCTGCAGGAGACCAGTGCAGACACCCTGGGCGGCCACGACGTGGTCTTCCTGGCGCTGCCGCACGGGCACTCGGCGGAGATCGCGGCCCAGCTGGGGCCCGACGTGCTGGTCGTCGACCTGGGGGCGGACCACCGGCTGCACAACGCGGCGGACTGGCAGCGCTGGTACGGCGGCGACCACGCCGGCACCTGGCCCTACGGCCTGCCGGAGCTGCCGGGCGCCCGCGAGAAGCTGGCCGGCACCAAGCGGATCGCGGTGCCGGGCTGCTTCCCGACGGGCGGCACCCTCGCGCTCGCCCCGGCCCTGGCGGCCGGGCTGGTGCGCCCCGAGGTGACCATCACGGCCGTCACGGGCACGTCCGGCGCCGGCAAGAGTCTCAAGCCTCACCTGCTCGGGTCGGAGGTGATGGGGTCGGCGAGCGCGTACGGGGTCGGCGGCGCGCACCGTCACACGCCCGAGTTCGTGCAGAACCTCAGCTCGGTCGCCGGGGTGCCGGTGACCGTGTCGTTCACGCCCGTCCTGGCCCCGATGCCGCGCGGCATCCTCACCACGGCGAGCGCCCCGCTGGCGGGGGAGCCGGAAACAGCGGCCGTGCGCGCGGTGTACGAGAAGGCCTACGCCTCCGAGCCCTTCGTGCAGGTGCTCCCCGAGGGCAGCTGGCCGGTCACGTCAGCGACGCTGGGCTCGAACAACGTGCAGCTGCAGGTCACCGTGGACGCCGACGCCGGGCGCCTGGTCGTCGTCGCCGCGATCGACAACCTGACCAAGGGCACCGCGGGCGGTGCCATCCAGTCCATGAACGTCGCGCTCGGTCTTCCCGAGACCACCGGCCTTCCGACAGTAGGAGTCGCACCGTGA
- a CDS encoding helix-turn-helix domain containing protein, translated as MNIIEEHRSTLRAGETTFSIDVTTLPAGDEAGRLVIRIGAAGAEGEPVADGQIEVTPTAAATLGSMLSETLRHHAALADPGGRRARPASQGRPWTAEMDAELERRWIAGDSVADIARDMERSPGGIRARLPRVGCDPERRGEYLPDPPSMRSPDTPAAPTPGATDDD; from the coding sequence ATGAACATCATCGAAGAGCACCGGAGCACGCTCCGCGCTGGTGAGACCACTTTTTCCATCGACGTCACGACCCTGCCCGCCGGCGACGAGGCCGGCCGTCTCGTGATCCGCATCGGCGCGGCCGGTGCGGAGGGCGAACCCGTGGCCGACGGCCAGATCGAGGTGACGCCGACCGCGGCGGCCACCCTCGGTTCGATGCTGTCGGAGACGCTGCGACACCACGCCGCGCTGGCGGATCCGGGCGGGCGAAGAGCACGCCCGGCCAGTCAGGGCCGCCCGTGGACCGCGGAGATGGACGCCGAACTCGAACGACGCTGGATCGCGGGCGACAGCGTGGCCGACATCGCCCGCGACATGGAGCGCAGCCCGGGCGGCATCCGTGCCCGGCTGCCCAGGGTGGGCTGCGACCCCGAGCGCCGCGGTGAGTACCTGCCCGACCCGCCGAGCATGCGCTCCCCGGACACGCCCGCCGCGCCGACGCCCGGAGCCACGGATGACGACTGA
- a CDS encoding DUF4240 domain-containing protein → MREHQFWRLVTGRTVSEIGTVLRGRTALEVIRFHHQFRRLHLRACRWDVWTAFGLVLGGAGAGELRAGVCWLILRGRGAYRRALVDPDTLAALGADPLKITRAGELAHLAHDLLAPPGSGEVATAYREAMAAILGEAGPREAPPGERPALDAETLARCYPRLTARYGIVAEPIRQLAPVERTSR, encoded by the coding sequence ATGAGGGAGCACCAGTTCTGGCGGCTCGTCACGGGGCGCACCGTCAGCGAAATCGGCACGGTCCTGCGCGGACGGACCGCACTCGAGGTCATCCGGTTCCACCACCAGTTCAGGCGCCTTCACCTGCGCGCCTGCCGGTGGGATGTGTGGACGGCGTTCGGGCTGGTCCTCGGCGGTGCGGGGGCCGGCGAGCTGCGCGCGGGCGTCTGCTGGCTCATCCTCCGCGGTCGGGGCGCTTACCGCCGCGCCCTCGTGGATCCCGACACCCTCGCGGCGCTCGGGGCCGATCCCCTGAAGATCACTCGAGCAGGTGAACTCGCGCACCTCGCACACGATCTGCTGGCGCCGCCCGGCTCCGGTGAGGTCGCCACCGCGTACCGCGAGGCCATGGCGGCCATCCTCGGTGAGGCCGGCCCGCGGGAAGCCCCGCCGGGCGAACGGCCCGCCCTCGACGCCGAGACGCTGGCGCGCTGCTACCCGCGGCTGACCGCCCGGTACGGGATCGTCGCCGAACCCATCCGCCAACTCGCCCCGGTGGAACGGACGAGCCGGTGA
- a CDS encoding alpha/beta hydrolase, giving the protein MSRLVPATLAAGVLASCLVAAPAAAAPPAPPEFTPAPISWGSCQSSGLVRAGAECGFLDVPLDYSDPAGAKISLAVSRVRHTSADYQGVMLVNPGGPGGSGLGLSALGRTVPHDAGASYDWIGFDPRGVGSSRPALSCDPGYFGYDRPAYVPRTADLERAWLDRSRGYAAACEKNGPLLRHLRTTDVAQDLDSLRKALGAEQINYFGFSYGTYLGQVYATLYPERVRRMVLDSNVDPRKVFYRANLDQDVAFGRNIKVYFDWIARHDAAYHLGTTGEDVEKLWYAQQRELDATPAGGVIGPDEWTDIFLQAGYYQSTWDELTKLFAGWVHQRDWQTLKDRYDRTNSPGDDNGFAVYNAVQCTDAPWPRNWTDWKVDNWITYAKSPFETWGNAWYNAPCLTWPVPAGKPVDVDGRRVAGALLIGEELDAATPFAGNLEVRRRFPRASLIGEPGGTTHAGSLSGNACVDDRIADYLATGALPPRQKGDVPDAVCDPLPEPEPEGTPDARADRAGSGQAPELRDALQAVVR; this is encoded by the coding sequence GTGAGCAGGCTCGTGCCCGCGACCCTCGCGGCCGGTGTGCTGGCGAGCTGTCTGGTGGCCGCGCCCGCGGCCGCCGCGCCTCCCGCGCCGCCGGAGTTCACGCCCGCCCCGATCAGCTGGGGGAGTTGTCAGTCGAGCGGGCTGGTGCGCGCCGGCGCCGAATGCGGCTTCCTCGACGTTCCCCTCGACTACTCCGATCCGGCCGGTGCGAAGATCTCGCTCGCCGTGTCGCGGGTGCGGCACACGAGCGCCGACTACCAGGGCGTCATGCTGGTCAACCCGGGCGGGCCGGGTGGTTCGGGCCTCGGGTTGTCCGCGCTCGGCCGGACTGTGCCGCACGACGCCGGGGCTTCCTACGACTGGATCGGCTTCGACCCGCGTGGCGTCGGGTCCAGTCGCCCCGCGCTGTCGTGCGATCCCGGTTACTTCGGCTACGACCGGCCCGCCTACGTGCCGCGCACCGCCGACCTCGAGCGGGCGTGGCTTGACCGCTCGCGCGGTTACGCGGCGGCGTGCGAGAAGAACGGGCCGCTGCTGCGGCACCTGCGCACCACCGATGTGGCCCAGGACCTCGACAGCCTGCGCAAGGCGCTGGGCGCCGAGCAGATCAACTACTTCGGGTTCTCCTACGGCACCTACCTCGGCCAGGTGTACGCGACGCTGTACCCGGAGCGGGTGCGCCGGATGGTGCTGGACAGCAACGTCGATCCGCGGAAGGTCTTCTACCGGGCGAACCTGGACCAGGATGTCGCCTTCGGCCGCAACATCAAGGTGTACTTCGACTGGATCGCCCGGCACGACGCCGCGTACCACCTCGGCACGACCGGCGAGGACGTGGAGAAGCTGTGGTACGCGCAGCAACGTGAGCTGGACGCCACCCCCGCCGGCGGGGTGATCGGCCCGGACGAGTGGACCGACATCTTCCTGCAGGCCGGGTACTACCAGTCCACGTGGGACGAGCTGACTAAGTTGTTCGCCGGGTGGGTGCACCAGCGGGACTGGCAGACGCTCAAGGACCGCTACGACCGGACGAACTCGCCCGGCGACGACAACGGGTTCGCCGTCTACAACGCCGTGCAGTGCACCGACGCCCCGTGGCCGCGGAACTGGACGGACTGGAAGGTGGACAACTGGATCACCTACGCGAAGTCGCCGTTCGAGACGTGGGGCAATGCCTGGTACAACGCGCCGTGCCTGACCTGGCCGGTGCCCGCGGGCAAGCCGGTGGACGTCGACGGCCGCCGGGTGGCGGGTGCGCTGCTGATCGGTGAGGAGCTGGACGCGGCGACCCCGTTCGCCGGCAACCTCGAGGTGCGCCGCCGGTTCCCGCGGGCGAGCCTCATCGGCGAGCCGGGCGGCACCACCCACGCCGGTTCGCTGTCCGGCAACGCGTGTGTGGACGACCGGATCGCGGACTACCTCGCCACGGGCGCGCTGCCACCCCGCCAGAAGGGCGACGTGCCGGACGCCGTGTGTGACCCACTGCCCGAACCGGAGCCGGAGGGCACGCCGGACGCCCGCGCGGACCGCGCGGGCAGCGGTCAGGCCCCTGAGCTCCGGGACGCGCTGCAGGCTGTCGTGCGCTAG
- a CDS encoding DNA alkylation repair protein, with product MDEVDELVQAARSGLADLADPVKAPQMRRYMKSDMDFRGVPKPERARLARRVFTEHPLPDRESFVAAVRTLWRDAAYREERYLAIDLTGHRAYARWQDHSLVPLYEEMIVTGAWWDYVDEIAIRRIGPILRAEPGRLTPVMRQWARDADTWRRRTAVICQVGAKENTHRDLLTHAVEANQDDRDFFLRKGIGWALRDYSRTAPGWVRAFVEAHPALSPLSVREALKHLGG from the coding sequence ATGGACGAAGTGGACGAACTGGTCCAGGCGGCGCGCTCCGGGCTGGCGGACCTCGCCGACCCGGTGAAGGCGCCGCAGATGCGCCGCTACATGAAGTCGGACATGGACTTCCGCGGGGTGCCCAAGCCGGAACGGGCGCGCCTGGCGCGGCGCGTCTTCACCGAACACCCGCTGCCGGACCGGGAATCCTTCGTCGCGGCCGTCCGGACACTGTGGCGGGACGCGGCGTACCGGGAGGAGCGCTACCTGGCGATCGACCTGACGGGCCACCGGGCGTACGCGCGCTGGCAGGACCACTCGCTGGTGCCGCTCTACGAGGAGATGATCGTCACCGGTGCCTGGTGGGACTACGTCGACGAGATCGCCATCCGCCGCATCGGGCCGATCCTGCGGGCCGAACCGGGACGGCTGACACCGGTGATGCGGCAATGGGCCCGCGACGCCGACACCTGGCGCCGGCGCACGGCGGTGATCTGTCAGGTGGGGGCCAAGGAGAACACCCACCGCGACCTGCTGACCCACGCCGTCGAGGCGAACCAGGACGACCGGGACTTCTTCCTGCGCAAGGGAATCGGCTGGGCGCTGCGCGACTACTCGCGCACGGCGCCCGGGTGGGTGCGCGCCTTCGTCGAGGCGCATCCCGCACTGTCGCCGTTGTCAGTGCGGGAAGCGCTCAAGCATCTCGGCGGCTGA